The Alkalibacter rhizosphaerae genomic sequence GCAATTGAAGGAGGTCATTTAAAATGTTAACCATTCGACAAAATTTATTGGAAACCATCAAAGGGGGAAATCCCGACCGATTCGTAAAACAGTATGAATTCATGGAGTTGATCATGGAAGCCAACATGAGAAAAGGTGTAGCTCCTGGCGAACACCTTATTCCCAATGATTGGGGCGTCTATTACAGCTGGCCCGTAGGTCAACTTGGCGGATTCCCGGTCCATGATGAAGAGCACATCGTCATCAAGGACATCGAAAATTGGAAAGAGTATGTAAAAGCTCCGGAAGTCATCGATGACGACGAGTCCTGGGCAAAAGCAGAAGCTCACGCAAAAGCTGTGGATCGCAACGAAAAATATTGCGGCGTATTTGTTGCTCCTGGTCTTTTCGAGCAGTGTCACCACTTGATGCGCATGGAAAATGCATTGACTGCTTTCTATGAGTATCCCGATGAAATGCACGAATTGATCGATTACTTGACAGAGTACGAATTGAAGCTGGCGGAAGTATTGATCCGACGGGTCAAACCGGATCTTCTTTTCCATCATGACGACTGGGGTGGACAAATCTCCACATTCCTTTCTCCAGAAATGTTTGAAGAATTCTTCCTGGCTCCGTACAAAAAAATCTACGGATATTACAAAGACAACGGTGTTGAGCTGGTTGTTCACCACGCTGACAACTGGGCCGCAACATTGGTTCCTTACATGATCGAAATGGGAATCGACATCTGGCAGGGTGCCATGTCTACCAACAACATTCCTGAATTGATCAAGCAATATGGCCCACAGATTACTTTCATGGGCGATCTGGACAGTGGAAAAATGGACTTCCCAGACTGGACTCCTGAGATCATTCGGGAAGAAGTGGAACGATCCACCAGAAGCTGTGGCAAATTGTACTATATCCCTTGCCTCACAAGAGGATTGGGTTTCAGCTCCTTTGAAGGTGTTTATGAAAAAACGAATGAAGAAATCGACCGCATGAGCAAGGAATTGTTCTAAATCGGCAATTTCTACTATTTACGCCAGAGACGGCTTACGCCGCTTCTGGCGTTTACTTTGTCCTGAAAGAAAATTCTGCAAATATTGGATATTCTGGTCGCAAAACAATTTTCTTTCATATATAATAAAAAATGTATGGAAGTGACCATGCTTTCAACGTTTCCATTTCATTAGAGAGAGGTGCGTTTATGAACAGGAACTTGTTTAATGGTCGACAGGAACCAACCAATGTCGAACTGGAAAATCTTACTTTTACCAAGGAGAATTTAGATCCTGTTGAGTTGGATCTGCTCACCAGCACAGAGAATTTCATAAAAACCAGAAAATTGGATCAGAAAAAATTCCAGAGTCTTCAAAGCCAGATCCAGCTCATGGAAGATCGCTTGTCCCATCACGATGCCATCGTGGAACAAATCGAGAAAAAATCGAAAGAATATGAGAACATGGTTTTCAAGTTGGAAGACAAGCTTACGGAAAAACAAATGCAGTATGATCAACTGCTGGAAGATTTTACCCTTTACCAAAACAATTCCCAAGAAGAAATGGATAAAATCAAAGTAGCTTTAAAAGAAGAAAAGACAAAATTCGAAGAACTGTTCAAGGAGCATTCCAAAGAAAAGGAATCGGTGGAGAGCATTGAACAACGATTCCAAAAAATCATACAGTCCCTTGAAACAGAAAACAAAGATCTGAAAAATCGATTCTCCGAGCTGCAACGGGAAAAGAAACATCTCATTGATACCTTCAATGAGTTTACCGCCAAATTGACCAGTCCCATGGAAGAAGCCGGAGAATCCAAAGAAATCTGATCGTAACGCGTTGGAATCGGCAAAAATATACCTGCTAACGAGGTGGCTGCATGAACGAATATACTTTAAACTTCATAGAGATCCTTCGTGTGTACAAAGAATTGGACGCATTTTTTATGGAGATGCGACTGCATCATGGCATGTCATCCAGCACCAGCTCCATCAAAATCGACGAAGAGATGTATTTTGTCCTCGACAAGCTCGTTTCTAAGGACCATGGCAGAAGTCGCTATCGCCTGTCACGGCAATTTCACCGTCTTGAAAATGTAGACAAGTGGCTTGGTTCCTTGTCGGTCACTCAGCTGGACACCAGCCAAACCATCCATTTCCCATGTACCGAAAACTTTGTTCGACAAGTATACCTCGCCAATGAAAAAAATAAAAAAACCCAAAACAACAATGGGGCCAACGATCGACGGTTGCATCAGCCCTCCGAGAAGAAAAAACACAGCTTTTTCTCTAAAAAAACCGGCTTTTTCTCCCTTTTGTTCATCGCCGCTTTTAGCTTTATCTTTTTATCCAACGGCATCATTGCAAATTCCGGCAACAGCGAAAAAGGATCTTCCGATCTGCCGGTAGATGCTCCTTATGGATCCGAGGCATTCCCTTCTTTAAATGAAACGCAGGAAATATTCTTTGAAAAGGCAGATTCTTCTGCTCCTGTTGAAGACAAATCCATAAAGATCGCTACGCTGATCCAAATTCCCGTCCCGGAAAATTCCAAATCCGTTGTGCTCTTGGAAGATGTTCGATCCCGTTTTTTACCCATGGATACCATTGCCTTGACCTTTGATGACGGGCCTTCCGTATACACAAAGAAAATTGCGGATATCCTTACTTCTTACAATGTAGGCGGCACTTTTTTCTTCCTAGGAGAAAATGTAAAGGGCAACGAATACTTGCTGCGATACATTCACAAACAGGGTTTTGCTTTAGGAAATCATTCCTTTTCCCACCCATATTTCAAATCGTTGAGTAAAGAGGATCAATGGTCGCAAATCGAACAGACCAACGATGTTTTTCGAAAAATTATTGGCGTCGGCACCCATTTATTTCGTCCTCCTTACGGTTCCATGAACCGGACCACCTTCGAACTTCTGGAAGAAAAAGAAATGAAGATCGTACTTTGGAGCAAGGATACGGAAGACTGGAAAGTAAACAATGCCCAAGAATTGGTGGAGTACACCAAAGAAAACGTCACCGGCGGCAGCATCATACTCTTCCATGAAAAAGAAAGAACGGTGGAAGCCTTGCCGGAGATCATTGAATATCTTCAAGACAAAGGCCTGAAAATTGTCAACCTTCGTTAATCTTCTTCCCGATCCAACAAAGCTTTTGCATGATCCGGCACCAATCGTTGCCGGTCATAAGGGATCCTCTCCACAGACCCTACCTGATTGATGGAGGGTAAAACGATCTCTCGAGGTCTCACTTGCTTGTAGTCAAACTGTTCCAGCAGGTGATGGATGCAATTGATCCGGGCGTTGCGTTTCAGATCGCTTTCCACCACATACCAAGGGGAATCGTCCGTATCCGTATGAATGAACATGGTATCTTTGGCATGAGAATACTCGTGCCATTTTTTTCTTGCCTCCAGATCCATCTGACTGATCTTCCACCGCTTTGTCGGATCTTCAATACGATCCTGAAACCGTTTTTCCTGTTCTTCTTCACTGACAGAAAACCAATATTTGATCAACGTGATCCCCGAACGGATCAGCATGTCTTCAAACTGGGGGACTGTCTGAATAAATTCCCAATACTCTTCATCGGTACAAAACCCCATCACCCGTTCCACTCCGGCACGATTATACCAGCTTCGATCGAAGAGAACGATTTCTCCTGCGGAGGGCAAATGGGAGACATACCGCTGAAAATACCACTGGGTTCTTTCCTTTTCTGTTGGTACCGGCAGGGCGACCACCCGACAGTGTCTGGGGTTTAGGGTCTCGGTAATCCTTTTGATGGTCCCTCCTTTGCCTGCAGCATCCCTGCCTTCAAAGATCACCACCACTTTCAAACCTTGGTCAACTACCCATTTTTGCCATTTGACCAGTTCGATATGAAGCTTTCTCAATTCTCTCTCATACACTTTTTTCGGCAATTTCTTCGTTTGGTATTCCATGATCATTCCCCTTTCCTGTTAAACTACCTATACCCCTTCTTTGCTTTTCCGTAACAAAAGGAAATTTATCAGCATAAAAACACATTTGTTGTTTATTTTTATGCGATTGTTGTGATAATATACAACGTAACAAAAAGGAAAACAAATGGAGGAAATCATGCCGAAAAGAACAGATATCCATAAAATTTTGATTATCGGATCCGGTCCCATCATCATAGGTCAAGCCTGTGAATTTGACTATTCGGGTACACAAGCCTGTAAAGCCCTGCGAGGTCTCGGGTATGAGATCGTACTGGTCAATTCAAATCCGGCCACCATCATGACGGACCCGGAAGTTGCCGATGTCACCTACATCGAACCATTGAACGTTTCCAGACTGGAAGCCATCATTGCAAAGGAAAAACCGGACGCCCTGTTGCCGAATCTGGGTGGACAAACGGCCTTGAACCTTAGCATCGACCTGATGAATGCCGGGATCCTGGACAAATATGGTGTAAAAGTCATTGGAGTACAGCTGGATGCCATTGAACGCGGGGAAGACAGGATCGCATTCAAGGACAGCATGAACAAGCTTGGCATTGAGATGGCCCGGAGTGCTCCTGCCTATTCTGTAGAAGAAGCAGAAGCCATAGCCAATGAACTGGGCTATCCTGTTGTTGTTCGACCGGCATACACCATGGGTGGAACCGGTGGTGGCTTGGTATACAACAAGGAAGAGCTTCAAGTCATTGCTTCCAGAGGGATCTCTGCCAGCCGAGTGGGACAAGTCTTGATCGAAGAATCAGTTTTGGGTTGGGAAGAACTGGAACTGGAAGTGGTACGGGATGCCAACAATAAAATGATCACCATCTGTTTTATTGAAAATGTAGATGCCATTGGCGTGCACACCGGCGACTCTTTCTGTACCGCCCCCATGCTCACCATTTCTCAATCCCTGCAGAAACGGCTGCAAGACTATGCATACCGAGTCGTGGAAGCCATCGAAGTGATCGGCGGCACCAACGTGCAATTCGCCTACGACCCAAAAACAGACCGGGTCGTCATCATCGAGATCAATCCCAGAACATCCCGTTCGTCCGCTCTGGCGTCCAAAGCCACCGGATTTCCCATCGCTTATGTTTCTGCTTTATTGGCGGCAGGGATCACCTTGGATGAACTCCCCTATTGGAGAGATGGAAGTCTGGACAAGTATACTCCTTCCGGAGACTACGTCGTCGTCAAATTTGCCCGATGGGCCTTTGAAAAATTCCCAGGCTCCAAGGATGTTCTTGGCACACAGATGAAAGCCGTTGGCGAAGTCATGAGCATCGGGAAAAACTACAAAGAGGCGCTGCAAAAGGCCATCCGTTCCCTGGAGATCGGACGTTACGGCCTTGGCTTTGCGAAAGATTTTCACCAGCGTCCTTTGGAAGATTTGATGGCCCTCTTGGCCGAGGCTACCAGCGAACGACAGTTCATTCTCTATGAAGCCATCCGAAAAGGTGCCGATCTGGATCAATTACACCAGATCACCCACATCAAACGCTACTTCCTGGAACAAATGCAAGAACTGGTGATGCTGGAAGAGAAGCTCCGACAACATACCATGGAAGATCTCCCCGACGAATTGTTGATCCAGGCAAAAAAAGACGGTTTTGCCGACCGTTACCTGGCCATGTTGTACCAGACAACAGAGACGAAAATGCGAAATCGGCGAAAGGCACTGGGCGTGACGGAGGGCTGGGAAGCCGTGCCGGTCAGTGGCGTGGAGGATGCCTCCTATTATTTTTCCACGTATAATGCACCGGATCAAACCACGGCCACCAGCAACAAAAAAGTGATGATCCTTGGAGGCGGACCCAACCGGATCGGTCAGGGCATCGAATTCGACTACTGTTGTGTCCATGCCGCCTTTTCCCTGAGGGATCTGGGCTACGAAACAGTCATCGTCAACTGCAATCCGGAAACGGTCTCCACCGATTACGATACGTCGGACAAGTTGTATTTCGAGCCCTTGACCGTGGAAGACGTGCTAAGCATCTACGAAAAAGAAAAACCCTTGGGCGTCATCGTCCAATTTGGCGGACAAACGCCCCTGAATATCGCCAAGGAGCTGGAAGAACTGGGAGTGACCATCCTGGGGACCTCTCCAGACACCATCGATCTGGCGGAAGACCGGGATCGATTCCGGGAGATCATGGAGAAATTGGAGATCCCCATGCCGGAATCGGGAATGGCGGTCAACATGGTGGAAGCCCTAGCCATTGCACAGCGGATCGGCTATCCCCTCATGGTCCGACCGTCCTACGTATTGGGCGGCAGAGGCATGGAAGTGGTCCACGATGACAACATGCTTCGACAATACATGGAAGCTGCTGTCGGGGTCACTCCAGAGCGTCCCATCCTCATCGACCGATTTTTGGGGAATGCAACAGAAGCAGAAGCGGATGCTCTCTCCAATGGCAAGGATGTCTTTGTACCTGCCATCATGGAGCATATCGAGCTGGCCGGCATTCACTCCGGCGACTCCGCTTGTGTCATTCCACCCATATCCATTTCAGACAAGCACAAGGAAACCATCAACGAGTATACCAAGAAAATTGCCAAGGAGCTGAACGTGATCGGGTTGATGAACATGCAATACGCCATATCCGACGACAAAGTCTACGTACTGGAAGCCAATCCCCGCGCCTCCCGAACGGTTCCACTGGTCTCGAAAGTCTGCAATATCTCCATGGCAAAAATTGCTACAGCCATTTTGATGAAAGAACTGGACCAGGAAGCATATCCTATTTCCGGCTTGAAAAACAAGGAACTGCCTCACTTTGGCGTCAAGGAAGCTGTATTCCCCTTCAACATGTTTCCGGAAGTCGACCCGATCCTGGGCCCGGAAATGCGCAGTACGGGGGAAGTGTTGGGATTGTCCGACTCCTTCGGACTAGCCTTTTACAAGGCCCAGGAAGCAACCCAAACTGCCTTGCCTACAGAAGGCACCGTCCTGATCAGCGTCAATGACAAGGACAAGGAAAGCGTGTTGCCGGTAGCCAGAAAATTTGCCGAGATCGGATTCCACATCAAGGCAACTGGAGGAACCCACGCCTTCTTGAAAGATAACCACATCGACGCTCAAGAGATCAACAAACTGTTTGAAACCAAACCCAATATACTGGATGCCATCGCCAATGGGGAGATCCAATTGGTCATCAATACCCCGTCGGGAAAACGGAGCCAAAGTGATGGAAGTTTCATTCGAAAGTCATCCATCCGACATAAGGTGCCCTACATCACTACTGTTACAGCGGCCCTGGCCAGCGTCAAGGGGATCGAATCTCAAAAGTTCAATACGGATCCGGAGCCTGTCAAATCTCTCCAGGAATACCATAAAGCAATGGAGTAAGGATGTTAAAAGCGCCACAAAGTGTGGCGCTTTTTCTATTTCAAAATCATTGACTTGTAGTGGTCCAAGGCGGATGGAAGGGCAAAGCGATGCTCCAAGTCCTCCAGGGTGGCCCACTGCCATCCCGGGACATGGACAGGATCGTTCACTTCTACAAGATAGCCGATCATATGCCATTCTACATGACTGAACAAGTGCTTTGCTTCACCCATTGGAACAACCGATACTGTATGGAGACTATTTTTTCCTCCCCATTCCTGCACCTGCCCATCCTCCATCTTCCCTTCCGTGTTTGGAAACTCCCACATGCCCGAAAGCAGCCCACCTTCTATACGCTGTTGGATGGCCACCAAATTGTTGCTGACCACCACCAGGATGGTTTTCGCCTCTGTCCGGCGGGGTTTTTTCTTATCTTTATACGGGATTTCGTCGATCCATCCATTTTTGTAACTGATGCAGCTCGATTCCCATGGACAAGCTTGGCATAGGGGCTTGCCATTGGGGATGCAGACTTGAGCTCCCAATTCCATCAGACTTTGGTTGAAGGTCCCGGGTTCATTCTTTGGCATCATGTCCAACACCAGGCTTTCGATCTTCCTTTTTACAGCAATCTTTCCGATATTCTCCTTTATGCCATATCGCCTCGAAATGACCCGCAGTACATTTCCGTCTATTGCAGGTGTCGGCAAACCGAAAGAAATGGAAGCGACGGCACCGGCCGTATAAGGTCCGATGCCCGGCAGAGACAAGAGGGATGCGTAATCATCCGGAAGTTCTCCTCCATACCGCTGCATAACGATTTGTGCCGCTTTTTTGAGGTTTTTACAGCGCGTGTAGTATCCAAGGCCCTCCCATAATTTAAAGAGCCGATCCTGGTCAACAGACGCCAAGGAATCCACATCCGGCAACTCATCCATAAACCTCTTAAAGTAAGGGATCACCGTATCCACCTTTGTCTGTTGCAGCATGATCTCCGAGATCCAAGTTTTATAAGGTGCAGGGTCGTCCCGCCAGGGCAAACGCCTTGCGTTGTTCTTGTACCAAGCTACCAGTTGCATTCCCGATTCCAGTGCGTTCAATGACAACCCTCCCAACATTTTTAACGGTTCTTATAGTATAATATAGCTTGTAGCCTGAATATTCAAGAAATGAGGGAAACAATATGCCACGATCATCCAACAAAAACAAAGTCGTCATCATCGGCGCCGGTCACGTCGGCTCCCACTGCGCCTATGCCTTGAGCATGGGAGGATCGATCCAGGAGATCGTTTTTATCGATATCGACGAAAAGAAAGCCGCAGCTCAAGCCGACGATATAACCGATGCTTTGTCGTTCATGCCCCATCCTGTGGTCCTTCGCTCCGGGAGTTACCAGGATTGTTCCGATGCCCAGATCGTACTGCTAGCCGCTGGTGTTCCCCGAAAACCGGGGCAGACACGTCTTGACACCATGGGGGATTCCATCAAGGTGATGAAGGACATCGTACCAAAACTGAACGGTTCCGGATTCGACGGGGTCCTGGTATGCATTTCCAATCCGGTGGACGTGATCACCACCTACATGCACCGGCATGTGGATCTGCCGACCAGCCGCATACTGGGTACCGGCACTTCCCTGGATACCGCCCGCCTGAAACGGATCCTCTGGAAGGAATTAGAAGTACATCCTGCATCCATCCATTGCTACAGTCTGGGCGAACATGGCGATTCCAGCATGATCCCTTTTTCCCATGTACAGATCGGCGGACTTCCGCTGCAAACATTGATGGATCAATACCCAAAATCTTATGGCAAACTGGATCTGGATCATGTGCTCCAACGAACGCGAACCGTCGGAATGGACATCATCAACGGTAAAAATTCCACCGAATTCGGCATCGGTTCCGTCGTTGCGGACCTGGTGGGATCCATCCTCCACGACGAAAGACGGATCTTACCCCTGTCCTGCCTCCTTGAAGGTGCCTACGGCCAGGAGGGGATCGCCATCGGCGTACCTGCCATAGTGGGTGGAGACGGCATCCAGACCGTCCTGGAACTGGACTTGACGGCAGAAGAAGAGGCGTTGTTCCAAGCTTCCTGTGAAGTGGTCCGAAATCATGTTGAAATGTCCGAATCACATTAAAAAACACCCTTTCGGGTGTTTTTTTCATGCCAGTAATATGCGATCATCCGCCAGTTGCTTGTGTTTCTTTGCCGAATAATAACTCAACAATTTTTCCACCGACATATTCTCTCTCTCTTCTCCCCGGATGTCAAGAATGACCTCCCCTTCATCCATCATGATGGTGCGATTTCCGACCGAAAGTGCGGATCGGATGTCGTGGGTGATCATCATGGTTGTGATGTTGGACTCAGCCACCACTTCCCTGGTGATGTCCATGATCTTCACGGCCGTCGCCGGATCCAGGGCAGCCGTGTGTTCATCCAACAACAGTAATTTAGGAGATGCAATGGTGCACATCAACAGGGTCACTGCCTGTCTTTGGCCTCCGGAAAGATTCTTCACCTTGGTTTTCATCCGCTCTTCCAGACCAAGCTCCAGGCGACTTAACATTTCCCGAAAAACCTCCGTGTCTCTTTTATTGATGGCAAAAAGACTTTTCTTCGCCTTTCTGGTATGTGCCAGCGCCAGATTCTCCTCTACGGTCATGGAAGGGGCCGTCCCCTTCATTGGATCCTGCATCAACCGGCCGATGTCGAAAGAACGCTTGTATTCCGGCATGGCTGTAATGTTTTTTCCGTCCAACACGATGGCTCCCGTATCCACCAGAAAACTTCCGCCGATGGCATGGAAGAGTGTGGACTTCCCTGCCCCGTTGGAGCCGATGATGGTGACAAAATCTCCCGGTTCCAAATGTAGATCCAGATCTTTCAACGCCTGTTTCTCATTGATGGTCCCCTTGTAAAATGTTTTACTTACTTGCGCCAGTCGAAGCATCCGAATCCAACCTCCTTTGGTGTTCCCGCACGGATCGGCGTACCCGCTGTTGTTCCAGTCCCCGCCGCAGGGACGGACCGGACAATGCGATGACGACGATGGCGGAAGAAATAAGCTTGAGTGCGTAAGATGGGAACAAGTCCACCCGCAATGCCAAGGCGATGATGATCCGGTACAGGATGGAACCGCCTACTGCAGATGCCAGACCGATCGTTACTCCCCGTTTTCCAAAAATGGTCTCCCCGATGATGACGGAAGCCAGTCCGATGACCACCATCCCGCTGCCGGAGCCGACGTCGGAAAACATCTGGTATTGGCCGATCAAGGCACCGGCAAGTCCTACACAGGCATTTCCCAGAATCAATCCGGCGCATTTCATCAAATCTGCGTTGATGGACGAGGACCGGACCATGTCTTCATTATCCCCGGTAGCGCGAATGGCCAAACCAAACCTGGTTTTAAAAAACACTGCAAGCAGGATGGTCAAAAACAAGGCCACCACCAATGCAACCAAAGTCTTTGACTGGGTAAAGACTGTAGTATTTCCCATCACGGACAAGTTGGCCCTTCCGCCCATGATGAAGAGATTCACTGTATAAAGTCCAGTCATGACCAGGATCCCCGACAATATGGGATGGATGGCCAGTCTGGTCTGCAATAGTCCGGTAGCCAATCCGGCAAGGGCTCCACTCAACACAGCAACGATCAATGCCAATACCGGATGACCGGCTACCGTGATCACGGCAGCCACCGCCATACCCAGGGAGAAACTTCCATCCACCGTCAAGTCCGGGAGCTGCAATATGCGAAATGTAATGTAGATCCCCAGGGCCATCACCCCGTAGAGCAACCCTAGTTGTATGGAGCCAACAAGCAACGTCATATATATTTCCTTTCTTTATGCAAGATGGTTGAAATTCTACTCGCCGATCAAGACGAAATCTTCTTTTAACGATTCCGGTATGGTCACTCCCAGAGCTTCCGCCGTTTTTACATTGATCATGTTGGCGTATTCCGCGATCTGCTCCACCGGGTTTTCATTGATGTCCTCACCGTCCATGATCCTTGCAATCATGGCAGCCGTTTGTCGTCCCAATACGGTATAGTCGATGCCCACTGTCGCCAGGCCCCCGTCTGCAACCATGGAATCTGCACCTACATAGGTTGGGATCTTCGCTTCCATGGCCACCTGCATGTAGGTCGCCATGGCACTGGCCACCGTATTGTCGTTGGGAGTGAAAAATGCATCTACACTGCCCACCAGGGAAGAGGCCACTTGTTGAAGATCCGCCGTACCGGTGATGGTGGCTTCCCGATAGGGGATCCCATTGGCCTCGCAATACGCTTTTGCCCGTTCGATCCCCACGGAAGAGTTGATCTCGCTACTGTTGTAGATGAATCCAAATGTTTCCACTTCCGGAGTCAACACCCCAGCCAATTCAAAAATATCTTCAATGGCGATGGAATTGGATACTCCGGTGATATTCTTGTCCGTATTTTCAAAGGATGTGACCAACCCTGCCTCCACCGGGTTGCTGACTGCCGAAAATACGATGGGAATGGTTTCCGTCGTTGCCGCCGCTGCCTGTGCGGAAGGCGTTGCGATAGGCACGATCATGTCGACTTGGCTGTTGATCAACTCCTGCATGATGGTGGGCAGCAAGCTCATGTCCCCGTTTGCATTTTCAAAGACCAGTTCCACCTTGCCTTCATACCCAAGGTCATTCAATTCTTCCTCGATCGTATCACGGATCTGGTTCAGGGATGGATGATCCATGGGTTGGACCACCCCGATCCGATATATTTTCTCCCCGCTGCCTTTATCCGTTGCTCCGTCATCGGAACAACCTGCAAACAACCCCAAGATCAACATGCCAACAATAAGAACAGATACCGCTTTTTTCATTTTTTTCCCTCTTTCCTTATTATTTTGTTGGACAAATGAGGAAGGGAGCAGATTTCAATAAAAAAATTCCGTCCTTAAATATAAGGACAGAACTTATCTGTTTTGCCACCTTAATCATTCATAAAATTTTCCTGGAAATGCCAACACATTTCCTGTCGTTAACGCCGACCTACGTTTTGGATACTCGACCTTCCGGTCTTTCACCGCACCCTCCGTAGTCCATTTACCGATCTGCATCTCCGCAAGGTTCCACCAACCCCTTGCTCTCTGTAGGCGCATATAACGGCTTGATCTCTACTTCATAGGTTTATTTAAGCTAATTATAAAGACGAAAAAGGCCCCTGTCAAGGGCCCTCTCCTTTTTATTTGAGATGCTTGTCTAAAAACCGAAAAATTCGGTCTATTTTTTCATCCGTTTCAAATGCAGGATCTGCATGTTCGAACTCATCAAACAACTCCAATGTCACTTCATTTTTGCCGCCTTGTTTCTTGATGGCCTCCGCAAGGATCGTGGACTGCTGGTAGGGTACCACTCCATCCATTTTCCCATGTTGGATCAGGATGGGAGGCATGTTCTCATCCACATAAAGGATCGGATTGGAAAAGCGGAACAGGCCCAATATCTGCTCATAGGAAGCCCCCAACAGCACTTCTTCCGGCGACAGGTCCCCCAGATCGTCCAAACCCAGCGGTTTTACGTCGCTTTCCTCGAAATGGGGCTTCATCATGGTAAAATCCGTGGGTCCATACAAATCAACGACGGCTTGGACTACCGTATCCGGCGGGTTGGATCCGTCAAATTCCCTGCGATTCTGGGTGGCTGCAGCCATCACTGCATAATAAGCACCTGCCGATTCTCCCACTAAGGCGATCCGCTGGCCATCCAGCCCGAACTCTCTCCCTTTCTCCTTGACCCAGGCCACTACCGCTTTCACATCGAACAGTGGTTCCGGATACTTGGTTTCTACGGCCAGACGATAATTTGCGCTGATCACTCCATACCCTCGTTCCAATCCCTTTAAAAAGGGTCGAACCTGAAAATCCTGCTTGTCTCCAAACATGAAGGCCCCTCCATGCAGAAAAATGAGGACTGGATAAGGTCCAGTTCCATTCTCCGGTAAATACAGGTCCATCTTTTGATCCGCATGGTTGCCATAGGCAATGTCCAAATGTTTGTTGCCATACAGTTTTG encodes the following:
- a CDS encoding uroporphyrinogen decarboxylase family protein, whose protein sequence is MLTIRQNLLETIKGGNPDRFVKQYEFMELIMEANMRKGVAPGEHLIPNDWGVYYSWPVGQLGGFPVHDEEHIVIKDIENWKEYVKAPEVIDDDESWAKAEAHAKAVDRNEKYCGVFVAPGLFEQCHHLMRMENALTAFYEYPDEMHELIDYLTEYELKLAEVLIRRVKPDLLFHHDDWGGQISTFLSPEMFEEFFLAPYKKIYGYYKDNGVELVVHHADNWAATLVPYMIEMGIDIWQGAMSTNNIPELIKQYGPQITFMGDLDSGKMDFPDWTPEIIREEVERSTRSCGKLYYIPCLTRGLGFSSFEGVYEKTNEEIDRMSKELF
- a CDS encoding polysaccharide deacetylase family protein, translated to MNEYTLNFIEILRVYKELDAFFMEMRLHHGMSSSTSSIKIDEEMYFVLDKLVSKDHGRSRYRLSRQFHRLENVDKWLGSLSVTQLDTSQTIHFPCTENFVRQVYLANEKNKKTQNNNGANDRRLHQPSEKKKHSFFSKKTGFFSLLFIAAFSFIFLSNGIIANSGNSEKGSSDLPVDAPYGSEAFPSLNETQEIFFEKADSSAPVEDKSIKIATLIQIPVPENSKSVVLLEDVRSRFLPMDTIALTFDDGPSVYTKKIADILTSYNVGGTFFFLGENVKGNEYLLRYIHKQGFALGNHSFSHPYFKSLSKEDQWSQIEQTNDVFRKIIGVGTHLFRPPYGSMNRTTFELLEEKEMKIVLWSKDTEDWKVNNAQELVEYTKENVTGGSIILFHEKERTVEALPEIIEYLQDKGLKIVNLR
- the ppk2 gene encoding polyphosphate kinase 2, which produces MEYQTKKLPKKVYERELRKLHIELVKWQKWVVDQGLKVVVIFEGRDAAGKGGTIKRITETLNPRHCRVVALPVPTEKERTQWYFQRYVSHLPSAGEIVLFDRSWYNRAGVERVMGFCTDEEYWEFIQTVPQFEDMLIRSGITLIKYWFSVSEEEQEKRFQDRIEDPTKRWKISQMDLEARKKWHEYSHAKDTMFIHTDTDDSPWYVVESDLKRNARINCIHHLLEQFDYKQVRPREIVLPSINQVGSVERIPYDRQRLVPDHAKALLDREED
- the carB gene encoding carbamoyl-phosphate synthase large subunit; this translates as MPKRTDIHKILIIGSGPIIIGQACEFDYSGTQACKALRGLGYEIVLVNSNPATIMTDPEVADVTYIEPLNVSRLEAIIAKEKPDALLPNLGGQTALNLSIDLMNAGILDKYGVKVIGVQLDAIERGEDRIAFKDSMNKLGIEMARSAPAYSVEEAEAIANELGYPVVVRPAYTMGGTGGGLVYNKEELQVIASRGISASRVGQVLIEESVLGWEELELEVVRDANNKMITICFIENVDAIGVHTGDSFCTAPMLTISQSLQKRLQDYAYRVVEAIEVIGGTNVQFAYDPKTDRVVIIEINPRTSRSSALASKATGFPIAYVSALLAAGITLDELPYWRDGSLDKYTPSGDYVVVKFARWAFEKFPGSKDVLGTQMKAVGEVMSIGKNYKEALQKAIRSLEIGRYGLGFAKDFHQRPLEDLMALLAEATSERQFILYEAIRKGADLDQLHQITHIKRYFLEQMQELVMLEEKLRQHTMEDLPDELLIQAKKDGFADRYLAMLYQTTETKMRNRRKALGVTEGWEAVPVSGVEDASYYFSTYNAPDQTTATSNKKVMILGGGPNRIGQGIEFDYCCVHAAFSLRDLGYETVIVNCNPETVSTDYDTSDKLYFEPLTVEDVLSIYEKEKPLGVIVQFGGQTPLNIAKELEELGVTILGTSPDTIDLAEDRDRFREIMEKLEIPMPESGMAVNMVEALAIAQRIGYPLMVRPSYVLGGRGMEVVHDDNMLRQYMEAAVGVTPERPILIDRFLGNATEAEADALSNGKDVFVPAIMEHIELAGIHSGDSACVIPPISISDKHKETINEYTKKIAKELNVIGLMNMQYAISDDKVYVLEANPRASRTVPLVSKVCNISMAKIATAILMKELDQEAYPISGLKNKELPHFGVKEAVFPFNMFPEVDPILGPEMRSTGEVLGLSDSFGLAFYKAQEATQTALPTEGTVLISVNDKDKESVLPVARKFAEIGFHIKATGGTHAFLKDNHIDAQEINKLFETKPNILDAIANGEIQLVINTPSGKRSQSDGSFIRKSSIRHKVPYITTVTAALASVKGIESQKFNTDPEPVKSLQEYHKAME
- the mutY gene encoding A/G-specific adenine glycosylase translates to MNALESGMQLVAWYKNNARRLPWRDDPAPYKTWISEIMLQQTKVDTVIPYFKRFMDELPDVDSLASVDQDRLFKLWEGLGYYTRCKNLKKAAQIVMQRYGGELPDDYASLLSLPGIGPYTAGAVASISFGLPTPAIDGNVLRVISRRYGIKENIGKIAVKRKIESLVLDMMPKNEPGTFNQSLMELGAQVCIPNGKPLCQACPWESSCISYKNGWIDEIPYKDKKKPRRTEAKTILVVVSNNLVAIQQRIEGGLLSGMWEFPNTEGKMEDGQVQEWGGKNSLHTVSVVPMGEAKHLFSHVEWHMIGYLVEVNDPVHVPGWQWATLEDLEHRFALPSALDHYKSMILK